The Arachis hypogaea cultivar Tifrunner chromosome 19, arahy.Tifrunner.gnm2.J5K5, whole genome shotgun sequence genome has a window encoding:
- the LOC112778737 gene encoding uncharacterized protein, with the protein MGITPFTERILKAKLPKGFDKPTDMKTQDCFDLKDALEQAIQDGKLPEFAKIIREPRRAEKDKSPEKEVRNPRTQRQAFRESPETDPTIIVNVITGKDTPGKSKSALKNDLKILAVRDQTPTATTNRAITFSPKDRQHGTSAEDAPFVISAKIGTGLVRRILVDTGADSNILFRGAFDKLGLRNDNLQTHRNGVTGLGDNFVKPDGSIIIPLTIGTGNQRKTIISEFVVLKDSTAYNVILGRKTINDLSAVIFTKYLLMKFTTEDGSIGTIHGDREIAVECDNASLALRKKSHNAAGIFLADLDARQDGQPRPKPEGDMEKIANRENQRRIYFHQQQLPIQP; encoded by the coding sequence GACACAAGATTGTTTCGACCTAAAAGACGCCCTCGAGCAAGCCATACAAGATGGCAAACTCCCCGAGTTTGCCAAAATCATTAGGGAACCAAGACGCGCGGAAAAAGACAAATCACCAGAAAAAGAAGTACGTAACCCGAGGACACAGAGACAAGCCTTTAGGGAAAGCCCTGAAACAGATCCAACCATTATCGTGAACGTCATCACAGGGAAAGACACCCCAGGGAAATCAAAATCAGCACTGAAGAATGATCTCAAGATCCTGGCAGTTAGAGACCAAACCCCAACCGCCACCACCAATAGAGCGATAACATTCTCCCCCAAGGATCGCCAGCACGGCACCTCGGCAGAAGATGCCCCCTTCGTCATCTCAGCAAAGATTGGAACCGGGCTAGTAAGAAGAATACTGGTGGATACAGGAGCAGACTCtaacatcctcttcagaggagcctTTGACAAACTCGGACTCCGCAACGACAATCTACAGACACACCGCAACGGAGTCAcgggactcggagacaacttcGTCAAACCAGACGGTTCCATCATCATTCCCCTCACGATAGGAACgggaaaccaaaggaagacaatcATATCCGAGTTTGTGGTCCTCAAAGACTCCACCGCCTACAACGTCATCCTCGGAAGAAAAACAATTAACGACCTCTCCGCCGTTATCTTCACCAAATACCTTCTCATGAAGTTCACAACAGAGGATGGCTCCATCGGAACTATTCACGGAGACCGGGAGATCGCAGTAGAATGCGACAACGCCAGCTTAGCCCTGCGAAAGAAATCTCACAACGCGGCCGGCATATTCTTAGCCGACCTGGACGCCCGACAAGACGGGCAACCTAGGCCGAAACCAGAAGGGGACATGGAGAAAATTGCAAATAGGGAAAACCAAAGAAGAATATACTTTCATCAACAACAACTTCCTATACAACCTTAA